The Blastocatellia bacterium region GCGGCCAACCCGGTCAAGGGGCGGCACGACTACCTGCCGTTCGGCGAGGAGATACAGGCGGGCGTCGGCGGGCGGACGGCAGGGCAAGGCTATATCAGCGAGGGCTTGCGGCAGAAGTACACCGCAAAGGAGCGCGACCAGGAGACGGGGCTGGATTATTTCGCGTCGCGGTATTATGCCAGCGCCATGGGGCGGTTCCTGAGCGCCGACTCGGTGGCCGGGCAGGTGGGCAGCCCGCAGACGATGAATCGCTATGCGTATGTGTTGAACAACCCGCTGGCGTTGGTAGACCCAACGGGGCACGCGCCGGGGATCGTTGAGAACCCGGATTACTATGACGACGAGCAGGAGGCGCGGCGGCGGAAAGCGCAGCAGAGCCTACCGCAGATGACGCTGGTGTTCGACGAGAAAGCGGCAGCAGAAGTGAATGCAGGGAACGGCACTTGGGCGAGTCACGGCTACAGTTCGGTGTTGAACGAGCAGGTGATCATCACAGCGGACGACACGCAGATTGATCCTGGGCTGGGATCGGCGCTGACGGATTTCATAAATAATACGGTAATCGATCCACACAAGAATGACGGCGACCGCATGGTCGAAGGGCTGTTTATTGGGGAGCTCGAACTTGCCATTGCTGGCGCAGGGATCGGCGTTCTAGGGCCAGCCGCAATGGCGGGGGAAGGGATAGACATTGTCCCCATCCCGCTTACTATTGATATTGCGCCAGCCAAGCCGGAAGAGGATCCGAAGTTATACGGTCCTTTCCATCGCTATGTAAATTCCAGTGAACTTGATAAGATTATGAGTAGCGGATTGGTTGGTGGTCGAGAGCCGAGAAACTACTTCGGGGGCGGTCTGGGGCCATCTGTTAAAGCTTGGAATGGTCCGTTACCCGATGACGGAATATCTCCTGCGATTGAGTTTTATACACCCATAAGGCCATCTTCTCAGTCTCCAGGTCTTGTTGTGTGGCATGCAGGAACTCCTGGAGTCATACCAATTCCCGGAGAATCAGGTGTAGTCGGCATTCCAGCCAGCATTACGAAGGTCAGGCGTTAGAGAAAAATAAGAATGTAAATGTCGAGTTCTACTGAGATAGACGCAGAAGCTAGCCATAGATGATTTGCTTGTCGAGGCGACTTGATTATCGAATGCTCTTGCTCCGAGTTCAAGTTATTTGCATAAGCAGTGGTGAAGCCAAGGATGAGAATAAACATGTGATGCGCAGGCGGGTGTAATATCTTGACAAAGAGGCTGTTGCTGCTAATCATATGAAAGACAGCCTATGTTTTAACTGCCTTTGTTGGCCGAGAAAATTAGGGGTAGCTTGGGAGATTATAGATGATCAATTGGCTCTTACAGGATGAATTCTGGCATTCTCTTCGACTGCGATATTTGCCGAGCCAAATCTCTCTGGAGGATCGGATACATGTCCGTGTGCCTTTGTCTGCCTTTAAGAGTTATATTCCGACAACTCCCATCTGGAACTCCGATGAATTCGATGAACCAGGGCCATCTATGAGGTGGTATGGAACAAGCGATGATATACCCTTCTTCATAACTCATTATGAAAAGGGAGATGAGAGTCTCACCACAATTAGTACGCTAATCCCAATCTCTTACAAAGAAAAATACAAGTGGTCGATATTGGAGCAATTAGTCGATTTACCGGCTCCTATTTTGCGCCGTATATCTTGGCTTTGTGGGCATAAAGAGGGTGCTACTACGTCATTATACTTCAAAGACAGCCTAGGAATAATCAGTGAAGTTTACCGCGCAGCAACTGATGAAGAAGCAAAGGAGCTATTACAGTTTTTGCTTAGGCTTGGCACCGATTACGAATATTTTTTGGGGAAGCCGGAGAATTTGGCCCTTGATTGGATAGTAAAAAGGAACAAAGAGAATAAAGATCTAATTGTCGGACGGTATTCATTAAGGGAATCCGCAGAACGAGTAGCCAGAGTAATGTCAATTAGTGATCGGTCTATTTATTATGTAATACCTGCTG contains the following coding sequences:
- a CDS encoding RHS repeat-associated core domain-containing protein is translated as YFYDGGQHRVKAVVNGVTTLYVYDAAGKLLAEYGTGSAGGSGTSYVTTDALGTPRIITGTDAANPVKGRHDYLPFGEEIQAGVGGRTAGQGYISEGLRQKYTAKERDQETGLDYFASRYYASAMGRFLSADSVAGQVGSPQTMNRYAYVLNNPLALVDPTGHAPGIVENPDYYDDEQEARRRKAQQSLPQMTLVFDEKAAAEVNAGNGTWASHGYSSVLNEQVIITADDTQIDPGLGSALTDFINNTVIDPHKNDGDRMVEGLFIGELELAIAGAGIGVLGPAAMAGEGIDIVPIPLTIDIAPAKPEEDPKLYGPFHRYVNSSELDKIMSSGLVGGREPRNYFGGGLGPSVKAWNGPLPDDGISPAIEFYTPIRPSSQSPGLVVWHAGTPGVIPIPGESGVVGIPASITKVRR